A section of the Centropristis striata isolate RG_2023a ecotype Rhode Island chromosome 7, C.striata_1.0, whole genome shotgun sequence genome encodes:
- the coq2 gene encoding 4-hydroxybenzoate polyprenyltransferase, mitochondrial → MFPAKLTSRITLNVLRRIHHGPSYPCLYSLTSSFLHTEGGRTRNVSLHSDSSALRKVFSSHTAIRPLLRLDETQQYGRRSFSVSAATIVNSAPAPVQPYLRLMRLDKPIGTWLLYLPCTWSIALAADPGCLPHLGILTLFGTGALLMRGAGCTINDMWDKDFDQKVARTATRPIASGEISRRQALVFLGGQLSLALGVLLCLNYYSIALGAASLSLVVSYPLMKRITYWPQFVLGLTFNWGALLGWSAVKGCCDWSVCLPLYFSGVMWTLIYDTIYAHQDKEDDIKVGVKSTALRFQEQTKPWLSGFMVAMMSGLVVAGVNAEQTLPYYAVLSTVAIHLTHQIYTLDINKPEDCWKKFVSNRNLGLLLFLGIVAGNLWKERRETLLQNEEADR, encoded by the exons ATGTTCCCAGCTAAGCTGACCAGTCGGATAACTCTGAATGTCCTGAGGAGGATTCATCACGGACCTTCTTATCCCTGTCTTTACTCCCTGACAAGCTCCTTCCTTCACACAGAAGGTGGAAGGACAAGAAATGTGAGTCTCCACTCAGATTCCAGTGCATTGAGAAAAGTGTTTAGCAGCCACACTGCTATCCGCCCGTTACTCAGACTAGATGAAACACAACAATATGGGAGAAGATCATTCAGTGTATCAGCTGCTACAATTGTGAATTCAGCCCCCGCACCTGTACAGCCATACCTTCGATTGATGAGACTGGACAAACCTATTG GAACATGGCTTCTCTACCTCCCATGTACATGGAGCATTGCTCTGGCTGCCGACCCCGGATGCCTCCCACATCTGGGCATCCTCACACTGTTTGGCACAGGTGCTCTGCTGATGAGAGGAGCGGGCTGCACCATCAATGACATGTGGGATAAAGACTTTGACCAAAAG GTGGCAAGGACGGCAACTCGACCGATCGCATCAGGAGAGATTTCTCGGAGGCAGGCACTAGTCTTCTTAGGAGGGCAACTTTCTCTGGCACTTGGGGTTCTCTTGTGTCTCAACTATTACAG CATAGCTTTGGGTGCTGCCTCACTATCTCTTGTCGTCTCCTACCCGCTGATGAAGAGGATCACTTATTGGCCACAGTTTGTGTTGG GCCTCACTTTTAACTGGGGAGCGCTGCTCGGCTGGTCCGCTGTCAAGGgctgctgtgattggtcagtaTGCCTGCCTCTGTATTTCTCAGGAGTGATGTGGACGCTGATATATGACACAATATATGCACATCAG GATAAGGAGGATGATATCAAGGTAGGAGTAAAATCTACTGCTCTGAGGTTCCAGGAGCAAACCAAACCTTGGCTGAGTGGCTTCATGGTGGCCATGATGTCAGGACTGGTTGTAGCTGGAGTCAATGCTGAGCAGACTCTCCCTTACTATGCTGTCCTGTCCACAGTGGCCATTCACCTAACACATCAG ATTTACACATTGGACATTAACAAACCAGAGGACTGCTGGAAGAAATTTGTCTCAAACAGAAACCTTGGACTGCTGTTATTTTTGGGCATTGTTGCCGGCAATTTgtggaaagaaagaagagagactTTGTTGCAAAACGAGGAAGCAGACAGATAA
- the mboat4 gene encoding ghrelin O-acyltransferase, with the protein MGLMSWLWERHQFLMHQCFSLPFAFLFYFLAKRGHLSLTHRYLFVSVGGCFLAVVTMGVYSVLLFTSTFVFILLVCSVDPRCVHAWVFGIQMLWQTFWHLLIQYREYYLHEPVSIRLFLAVSSLMLLTQRITSLSMDLQEKRVLLTIADSSKKKTCVKLLPLISYILNFTTLLGGPLCSYSQFVSLIAGININPPPNPLSVVFIKLMQVLLLEWGRFCLVYFLKLNTYNPSNSVILHGMLWVWGLALVLRIQYYSHWRISECLNNAAGFGFWEKSPGDSPDWSRLSDGDVWTIESSSRMSEFARRWNATTALWLRRLVYIKCKRFPLFMTFSFSLWWHGGHFGHFVGFLTWAATVEADYHIHKYLQPKLSSTWRKIYTCLNWINTQMIVACIVIAVELRNISGLRLLSVTHIGLFPFFNIILLFILFTLNTAY; encoded by the exons ATGGGTTTGATGAGCTGGTTGTGGGAACGACATCAGTTTCTAATGCATCAATGTTTTTCACTTCcgtttgcatttttgttttattttcttgcaAAACGGGGACATCTGTCCTTGACGCACAG GtacctgtttgtttctgttggaGGGTGTTTCCTGGCAGTCGTCACGATGGGCGTCTACAGCGTTCTTCTCTTCACCTCCACCTTTGTCTTCATTCTGCTCGTGTGCTCTGTGGATCCCAGATGTGTCCACGCCTGGGTGTTTGGCATCCAGATGTTGTGGCAAACCTTCTGGCACCTGCTTATACAGTACAGGGAATACTACCTACATGAGCCCGTCAGCATCAG ATTGTTTTTGGCAGTGTCCTCCCTGATGCTGCTCACTCAGAGGATCACCTCGCTGTCCATGGACCTCCAGGAGAAACGAGTTCTGCTTACAATTGCCGATTCATCCAAAAAGAAGACTTGTGTGAAGCTCCTCCCTCTTATTAGCTACATCCTCAATTTCACCACACTGCTTGGTGGGCCTTTGTGCTCCTACAGCCAATTTGTGTCCTTAATTGCAGGGATTAACATCAACCCTCCCCCTAATCCCCTCAGTGTGGTCTTCATTAAATTGATGCAGGTGTTATTGCTAGAGTGGGGGAGGTTTTGTCTTGTCTATTTCCTGAAACTTAACACCTACAATCCCTCAAATTCTGTCATTCTCCATGGCATGCTGTGGGTTTGGGGTCTGGCGTTGGTTTTGAGGATCCAATATTATTCTCACTGGAGGATCAGTGAATGTCTCAACAACGCAGCTGGTTTTGGCTTTTGGGAAAAGTCACCAGGAGACTCCCCAGACTGGAGCAGACTATCCGATGGAGATGTCTGGACCATCGAATCTTCGAGCCGCATGTCTGAGTTTGCCCGTAGATGGAACGCCACAACAGCCTTATGGCTGCGTAGACTGGTTTATATTAAGTGTAAACGTTTCCCGTTGTTCATGACTTTTAGTTTCTCGCTGTGGTGGCATGGTGGTCATTTCGGTCACTTTGTGGGATTTCTGACCTGGGCAGCAACAGTGGAAGCAGATTATCATATACACAAGTACCTGCAACCAAAACTTTCATCCACATGGAGGAAAATATACACTTGTTTAAATTGGATAAACACTCAAATGATTGTTGCTTGTATTGTTATAGCTGTGGAATTAAGAAATATTTCTGGCTTGAGACTTTTGTCTGTAACACACATAGgtctgtttccattttttaatataattctgCTCTTTATCTTATTCACACTCAACACAGCTTACTGA